The genomic stretch CATGTTTAGTGCAGGCATTGGGCAGATTGACCACCTTCATATAACAAAAGGAGAGCCTGAAATTGGAATGCTAGTTGTTAAAATCGGAGGCCCCGCTTATCGTATTGGGATGGGAGGCGGGGCAGCCTCGAGTATGGTTAGTGGGCAGAATGACGCTGAGCTTGATTTCAATGCTGTGCAACGTGGGGATGCTGAGATGTCACAGAAACTGTATCGTCTTGTTCGTGCTTGTATTGAGTTGGGGGATAAAAATCCAATTGTGAGTATTCATGATCAAGGTGCTGGTGGGAACTGTAATGTTGTGAAGGAAATTATATATCCAAAGGGTGCTGAGATTGATATCCGAGCAATTGTGGTTGGTGATCATACAATGTCTGTTCTAGAGATTTGGGGTGCAGAGTATCAGGAGCAAGATGCAATCTTGGTGAAGCCAGAAAGTCACGAGCTCTTAAAATCTATATGTAAAAGGGAAAGGGTTTCAATGGCTGTGATTGGAACTATTAGTGGCGATGGACGAGTTGTGCTAGTTGATAGTTTAGCAACTCAGAAATGTCTCACAAATGGACTCCCTCCCCCTCCCCCTGCTGTGGATCTTGAACTTGAGAAGGTCCTCGGTGACATGCCGCAGAAGTCTTTTGAATTTAATCGAATTGTTTATGAGCGGGAGCCACTTGATATTGCCCCTGGGATCACAGTAATAAGTTCTCTAAAAAGGGTGCTGAGTTTGCCATCTGTATGTTCAAAACGCTTCTTAACAACAAAAGTTGATAGGTGTGTTACCGGTCTAGTGGCACAACAACAAACTGTAGGCCCTTTACAGATTCCTCTCGCTGATGTAGCTGTTACCGCTCAGACTTTTACTGACGTGACTGGAGGCGCATGCGCTATCGGGGAACAGCCAATCAAAGGTCTGTTAGACCCAAAGGCCATGGCTCGATTAGCCGTTGGAGAAGCGCTCACCAATCTTGTATGGGCAAAGGTGACTTCACTTTCTGATGTCAAAGCAAGTGGCAATTGGATGTACGCTGCCAAGCTTGACGGGGAAGGGGCAGCAATGTATGATGCAGCAATATCGTTGTCAGAAGCAATGATTGAACTTGGTATTGCTATTGATGGAGGAAAAGACAGCCTTTCAATGGCAGCCCATTCTGGAAGTGAAGTTGTCAGGGCTCCTGGAAATCTTGTAATCAGTGTTTATGTTACGTGTCCTGATATTACAAAAACAGTAACTCCGGATTTAAAGCTTGAAGACGATGGCATTTTGCTTCATATTGATTTGTCAAAGGGAAAGCGGCGATTAGGTGGATCTGCTCTTGCCCAAGCATTTGACCAAGTTGGAAACGAGTGTCCTGATCTTGATGATATTCCTTACCTTAAAAAGGTCTTTGAAGGTGTTCAAGAGCTTCTTACAGAGGAACTGATCTCTGCCGGTCACGATATCAGTGATGGCGGGCTACTAGTTTGTGCCTTAGAGATGGCTTTTGCTGGTAACCGTGGAGTTGTTTTGGACTTGAATTCCCAAGGTAACAGCCTTTTCCAAACACTGTATGCTGAAGAGCTTGGGTTGGTTATTGAGGTCAGCAAGAAAAATTTGGGTGTTGTGATCGATAAATTGAACCGCTTTGGAGTTTATGCTGAAACCATTGGTCAAGTAACTGCCGTCCCATCGATCGAAGTTAAGGTTGATGGGGTGACTTGTTTAGAAGAAAAAACTAGTATTCTCAGGGACATGTGGGAAGATACTAGTTTTCAGCTAGAAAAATTCCAAAGATTGGCTTCTTGTGTGGATATGGAGAGGGAAGGACTTAAACATCGATACGAGCCCTCATGGGAACTGACCTATACTCCTTCCGTCACTGATGATAAGTATATGTCTGCTGCTTTAAAACCTAAAGTAGCCGTGATAAGAGAAGAAGGGAGCAATGGGGACAGAGAAATGGCTGCAGCGTTTCATGCTGCTGGTTTTGAACCATGGGATGTTACTATGTCAGACCTTCTTAATGGTGTGATCTCTTTGCAAGAGTTTCGTGGTATTGTGTTTGTTGGTGGATTTAGCTATGCCGACGTGCTTGATTCCGCAAAAGGTTGGTCTGCTTCCATAAGATTCAACGAGCCTGTTTTAAAACAGTTTCAAGACTTTTACAAGCGTCCCGACACTTTCAGTCTAGGTGTATGCAATGGTTGTCAGCTAATGGCTTTATTGGGATGGATACCTGGACCTCAAGTTGGGGGTACACTAGGTGCTGGTGGCGACCTATCGCAGCCTAGGTTCATCCACAATGAGTCTGGGCGGTTCGAATGCCGCTTTACAAACGTGACAATAAAGGACTCACCAGCTATGATGTTCAAAGGCATGGCTGGTAGTACAATGGGGATATGGGCTGCTCATGGCGAGGGAAGAGCTTATTTCCCAGACGAAGGTGTTTTGGAACGCATCGTTCACTCAGACTTAGCTCCTATAAGATACGCGGATGATGATGGTAATCCAACAGAGACATATCCTTTCAATGTAAATGGCTCTCCATTAGGAGTAGCAGCTATTTGTTCTC from Lathyrus oleraceus cultivar Zhongwan6 chromosome 7, CAAS_Psat_ZW6_1.0, whole genome shotgun sequence encodes the following:
- the LOC127107291 gene encoding probable phosphoribosylformylglycinamidine synthase, chloroplastic/mitochondrial, which gives rise to MAVSGEIGVSEFLQGTCRQTLFLVKKPQKHRSQLLWGTLCNRGRLPSSSRKSLRLRCQAQENPRVVVSGSGSSSVEEQSGLVGKPLAEVIHLFRVPFIQESAAAEILKEAQVKISSKIVDLKTEQCFNIGLGAELSSRKLSVLKWLLSETFEPENLGTESFLEKKRKEGLERVIVEVGPRLSFTTAWSANAVSICQACGLTEVNRLERSRRYLLYTDGELQEHQINEFAAMVHDRMTESVYTRKLTSFETSVVPEEFFYIPVMEKGRKALEEINLEMGFAFDDQDLEYYTKLFRDDIKRNPTNVELFDIAQSNSEHSRHWFFTGKILIDGQPMNKTLMQIVKSTLKANPNNSVIGFKDNSSAIRGFQVKPLRPVQPGSTSPLDLTERDLDILFTAETHNFPCAVAPYPGAETGAGGRIRDTHATGRGSFVQAATAGYCVGNLNTAGLYAPWEDPSFTYPSNLAPPLQILIDASNGASDYGNKFGEPLIQGFCRTFGMRLPSGDRREWLKPIMFSAGIGQIDHLHITKGEPEIGMLVVKIGGPAYRIGMGGGAASSMVSGQNDAELDFNAVQRGDAEMSQKLYRLVRACIELGDKNPIVSIHDQGAGGNCNVVKEIIYPKGAEIDIRAIVVGDHTMSVLEIWGAEYQEQDAILVKPESHELLKSICKRERVSMAVIGTISGDGRVVLVDSLATQKCLTNGLPPPPPAVDLELEKVLGDMPQKSFEFNRIVYEREPLDIAPGITVISSLKRVLSLPSVCSKRFLTTKVDRCVTGLVAQQQTVGPLQIPLADVAVTAQTFTDVTGGACAIGEQPIKGLLDPKAMARLAVGEALTNLVWAKVTSLSDVKASGNWMYAAKLDGEGAAMYDAAISLSEAMIELGIAIDGGKDSLSMAAHSGSEVVRAPGNLVISVYVTCPDITKTVTPDLKLEDDGILLHIDLSKGKRRLGGSALAQAFDQVGNECPDLDDIPYLKKVFEGVQELLTEELISAGHDISDGGLLVCALEMAFAGNRGVVLDLNSQGNSLFQTLYAEELGLVIEVSKKNLGVVIDKLNRFGVYAETIGQVTAVPSIEVKVDGVTCLEEKTSILRDMWEDTSFQLEKFQRLASCVDMEREGLKHRYEPSWELTYTPSVTDDKYMSAALKPKVAVIREEGSNGDREMAAAFHAAGFEPWDVTMSDLLNGVISLQEFRGIVFVGGFSYADVLDSAKGWSASIRFNEPVLKQFQDFYKRPDTFSLGVCNGCQLMALLGWIPGPQVGGTLGAGGDLSQPRFIHNESGRFECRFTNVTIKDSPAMMFKGMAGSTMGIWAAHGEGRAYFPDEGVLERIVHSDLAPIRYADDDGNPTETYPFNVNGSPLGVAAICSPDGRHLAMMPHPERCFLMWQYPWYPKQWNVDKKGPSPWLRMFQNARDWCS